In the genome of Mycteria americana isolate JAX WOST 10 ecotype Jacksonville Zoo and Gardens chromosome 7, USCA_MyAme_1.0, whole genome shotgun sequence, one region contains:
- the LOC142413088 gene encoding LOW QUALITY PROTEIN: uncharacterized protein LOC142413088 (The sequence of the model RefSeq protein was modified relative to this genomic sequence to represent the inferred CDS: inserted 1 base in 1 codon) — translation MAGPTTGTGSAVPGGTRPSPGGGAGPAAPSQAPRRGRGQGRPPGSGGGGMRLPELCLALLCAAAAGPGSPGAARKQSPGPGAGGGRVAEAGRGGPGVAVPRAGSVDPRQAWMLLAGSPGRASGSRARGRTGTVRDGTGTGTAQVPASGQSPGKSPQAVLQVGAPGAASALPGAPAALEELLRELQLLLKGMVKEQAKMCRKAWEEPEEEEEKGEGNPQARSHCRVEAAFHCRTRENISVEQRAQQELRLYYIPERERMFHRGSGLNLTSGQYMAPVAGYYTFTATLHIVRREQQRKGQPCRGNRLRVLICVQSHCQHNSNLKTMSRLESGGDLFTVSVTGVLYLQVSGASSSRDCARQEDAFCGPSSRAGHRVCFSAPLRHSGHSRLRSAGTLRHIPYWLPYWPLCRPFPRRKGGSRLGSTPLFSWTTLQTLPSLFKAAPISAPFCWGCEKVLGTMQGAEPVPGVARPFPLPAPVTPPLLSTKPREDLLLLQEXAGWSDTAHAAEASEAGQKIGEERIIIIIINNNDNNNKPDKELKEFTFI, via the exons ATGGCCGGTCCCACCACCGGCACTGG CAGCGCGGTCCCCGGCGGGACCCGGCCaagccccggcggcggggcgggccctgCGGCGCCTTCGCAAGCCccgaggcggggccggggccagggccgccCCCCCGGTAGTGGCGGCGGCGGGATGCGACTGCCGGAGCTGTGCCTGGCGCTCCTctgcgccgctgccgccgggcccggctccccgggggcgGCCCGGAAGCAGTCGCCGGGCCCGGGAGCAGGCGGGGGGAGGGTAGCGGAGGCGGGacgcggggggccgggggtggccgTCCCCCGTGCCGGCAGCGTGGACCCCCGCCAGGCGTggatgctgctggctgggagcccCGGGCGGGCGAGTGGCAGCCGAGCCCGAGGCAGGACAGGCACGGtacgggatgggacggggaccGGCACAGCACAGGTACCGGCCAGTGGCCAATCTCCAGGAAAATCACCCCAGGCTGTCTTGCAAGTCGGTGCGCCAGGCgctgcctctgctctccccgGGGCCCCCGCCGcgctggaagagctgctgagggagctgcagctcctgctgaaaG GCATGGTGAAGGAGCAGGCAAAGATGTGCAGGAAGGCCTGGGAAgagcctgaggaagaggaggaaaagggtgaAGGCAACCCACAGGCCAGGTCCCATTGTCGTGTGGAAGCAGCCTTCCACTGCCGGACACGTGAAAACATCTCTGTGGAGCAGagagcacagcaggagctgcgACTCTACTACATC ccgGAGAGGGAGAGGATGTTCCACCGCGGCTCAGGGCTGAACCTGACCAGTGGGCAGTACATGGCCCCCGTTGCAGGGTACTACACCTTCACCGCCACACTGCACATTG tgcgcagagagcagcagaggaaggggcagCCGTGCAGGGGGAATCGTCTGCGGGTGCTGATCTGTGTGCAGTCCCACTGCCAGCACAACAG caaTTTGAAGACCATGTCCCGGCTGGAGAGTGGTGGTGACCTTTTCACCGTCTCTGTCACCGGAGTCCTTTACCTGCAGGTGAGTGGTGCCAGCTCCTCTCGGGACTGTGCCAGGCAGGAAGATGCCTTCTGTGGCCccagctccagggctgggcaTCGAGTCTGCTTCTCAGCCCCCCTCCGACACTCAGGACACTCACGGCTGAGGTCTGCTGGGACACTACGGCACATACCATACTGGCTGCCCTACTGGCCTCTCTGTCGTCCTTTTcccagaaggaagggggg CTCCAGGCTGGGCAGTACGCCTCTGTTTTCGTGGACAACGCTGCAGACTCTCCCCTCACTGTTCAAAGCGGCTCCGATTTCAGCGCCATTCTGCTGGGGGTGTGAAAAGGTGCTGGGCACCATGCAGGGAGCTGAACCTGTGCCAGGAGTGGCCAGACccttccctctgccagcccctgtCACACCTCCCCTGCTCAGCACCAAGCCCAGGGAAGAccttttgctgctgcagg ctgcaggctggtCTGATACTGCTCATGCTGCAGAAGCATCTGAAGCTGGACAAAAGATTGGGGAGgaaaggataataataataataataaataataatgataataataataagccTGACAAGGAGCTAAAGGAGTTCACTTTTATCTAA
- the KLHL30 gene encoding kelch-like protein 30 isoform X3, whose protein sequence is MVRNMDDFDFCLPSHAQGMLEGLQQLRANPKLADVTLVAGGREFPCHRGIVALCSHYFHAMFSGNFAESIAARVELKEVDPGMLEMLLDFAYTGKVTINQGNVEGLMRTSSQLHFPTIQKVCSRYLRQQMDATNCLGICEFGESHGCPEVSSKAWSFLQENFEAVSWQEEFLQLSKERLAIYLSNDQLQVQEEQSLAEAVLRWVRHDPGPRAQFLPELLELAHLVSLPDQYLQNLLATEPLVRDSDASKALVTRSRAMGQSDAGAQKNPPTPPQKLEEVLVVVGGRMLEESEDEDGGLEMPATPRNFAFYNPKSRRWMALPDFPDYNKWGFSLVALNNNVYVTGGSRGSQNDTWSTTQAWCFCPRDGAWKPIASMLKARTNHTSAVLNGEIYVIGGTMVDAVEVERYDPYNKSWCAISPALKYVSNFAATSCLGKLYLVGSCAVKYNALTLQCYNPVQDLWGVITSPFIPKYLSAPRCATLHGLIYLIGDNTKKVHVYNPEANIWQKVQLLHTLHENGGMVPLGDQLFVTGGHWKGMDGDYRVEMEVYDCAKDLWTREGSLPCLWLFHSSSSIFMDTSKWTEAFQGDHGW, encoded by the exons ATGGTGAGGAACATGGACGACTTTGACTTCTGCCTGCCTTCGCATGCCCAGGGCatgctggaggggctgcagcagctgcgTGCCAACCCCAAACTGGCGGATGTGACGCTGGTGGCGGGTGGGCGGGAGTTCCCCTGCCACCGCGGCATCGTGGCCCTCTGCAGCCACTACTTCCATGCCATGTTCTCCGGCAACTTTGCCGAGAGCATTGCGGCACGGGTGGAGCTGAAGGAGGTGGACCCAGGCATGCTGGAGATGCTACTTGACTTTGCCTACACGGGAAAGGTCACCATCAACCAGGGCAACGTGGAGGGGCTGATGCGGACCTCCAGCCAGCTCCACTTCCCCACTATCCAGAAGGTCTGCAGCCGCTACCTCCGGCAGCAGATGGACGCCACCAACTGCCTAGGTATCTGTGAGTTCGGCGAGAGCCACGGCTGCCCCGAGGTCTCCTCCAAGGCCTGGTCTTTCTTGCAGGAGAACTTTGAAGCCGTTTCTTGGCAGGAGGAGTTCCTCCAGCTCTCCAAGGAGAGGTTGGCAATCTACCTCTCCAACGACCAGCTGCAggtgcaggaggagcagagcctggctgaggCCGTGCTGCGCTGGGTACGCCACGACCCGGGGCCCCGAGCCCAGTTCCTGCccgagctgctggagctggcccaCCTTGTCTCACTGCCCGACCAGTACCTGCAGAACCTGCTTGCCACTGAGCCCCTTGTGCGTGACTCGGATGCCAGCAAAGCCCTTGTCACCCGATCCCGTGCCATG GGGCAGAGCGATGCTGGTGCCCAGAAGAACCCCCCGACACCACCGCAGAAGCTGGAGGAGGTGCTGGTGGTGGTCGGCGGCCGCATGCTGGAGGAGAGCGAGGATGAGGATGGGGGGCTGGAGATGCCAGCCACTCCCAGGAACTTCGCCTTCTACAACCCCAAAAGCA GGCGATGGATGGCTCTGCCCGACTTCCCTGATTACAACAAATGGGGCTTTTCCCTGGTGGCTCTGAACAACAACGTGTATGTCACAG GTGGCTCCCGGGGCTCCCAGAATGACACGTGGTCGACGACCCAGGCCTGGTGCTTCTGCCCCAGGGATGGTGCCTGGAAGCCCATTGCTTCCATGCTGAAAGCCCGGACGAACCACACCAGTGCTGTCCTCAATGGAGAGATCTATGTCATTGGGG ggacGATGGTGGATGCAGTGGAGGTGGAGCGCTACGACCCCTACAACAAGAGCTGGTGCGCCATCAGCCCAGCCCTCAAGTACGTGAGCAATTTTGCGGCCACCAGCTGCTTGGGCAAGCTCTACCTGGTGGGCTCCTGTGCCGTCAAGTACAACGCACTCACCCTGCAGTGCTACAACCCTGTCCAAG ATTTGTGGGGTGTGATCACATCCCCCTTCATCCCCAAGTACCTTTCGGCCCCACGCTGTGCCACCCTGCATGGGCTCATCTACCTCATTGGGGACAACACCAAGAAGGTCCACGTATACAACCCGGAGGCCAACATCTGGCAGAAG GTGCAGCTCCTGCACACGCTCCATGAGAATGGCGGGATGGTGCCACTGGGAGACCAGCTCTTCGTCACTGGCGGCCACTGGAAGGGCATGGATGGGGACTACAGGGTGGAGATGGAAGTGTATGACTGTGCCAAGGACCTCTGGACGCGGGAGGGCTCCCTACCCTGCCTCTGGCTCTTCCACAGCTCCTCCTCCATCTTCATGGACACCTCCAAGTGGACGGAGGCTTTCCAGGGTGACCACGGGTGGTAA